Proteins co-encoded in one Dehalococcoidia bacterium genomic window:
- a CDS encoding peptidase MA domain-containing protein — MIKKLGMLVVVLMIAAGLMAGLAPGLTLAAEDINVVSSTATPQFPSSLAFSVQATSGANIVDVRLHFTVERDSFVKVVTEEKLGFSSSTSITAVYNWDMRQSGGLPGGTVVDFWWTLKDSAGKSVTTSPQEVSFDDTHFTWRSLKESNITIYWYSGNNSLAQTLMDTAQSGLSNLEKNTGARLSRPVSIYIYDNTTDMKGAMIFAQEWTGGATYPPYSTIVIGINTSNLDWGKGALVHELAHMVNYQMTNNPYSGLPTWLDEGLAMYSQGALDSTFEVSLIGAMAQGSLFTVRSMASPFSTDAALSYQEYAQSYSLIDFLVSRYGQSKMAALLETFRQGNTYDGALMQVYGFDMDGLYNLWLPFAIQKYLSAKTGAAA; from the coding sequence ATGATTAAAAAACTCGGCATGCTGGTAGTTGTGCTGATGATTGCCGCCGGCCTGATGGCGGGGCTGGCACCCGGGCTCACGCTGGCTGCGGAAGACATAAATGTCGTTTCCAGCACGGCGACGCCGCAGTTTCCCTCCTCTCTGGCTTTCAGCGTGCAGGCAACCAGCGGCGCGAACATCGTCGACGTACGTTTGCACTTCACCGTCGAGCGTGACAGCTTCGTGAAGGTGGTGACTGAAGAAAAACTCGGCTTCAGCTCTTCTACCAGCATCACCGCCGTTTACAACTGGGATATGCGCCAGAGCGGCGGCTTACCCGGCGGCACGGTAGTGGACTTCTGGTGGACCCTCAAAGACAGCGCCGGCAAGAGCGTTACAACCTCACCGCAAGAGGTCAGCTTCGATGACACGCACTTTACCTGGCGCTCCCTCAAAGAGAGCAACATTACCATCTACTGGTACAGCGGCAATAACTCTCTGGCCCAGACGCTGATGGACACGGCCCAGAGCGGGTTGTCCAACCTGGAAAAAAATACCGGCGCACGCCTCTCGCGCCCGGTGTCAATTTACATCTACGACAACACCACCGATATGAAGGGAGCCATGATCTTCGCACAGGAGTGGACCGGGGGAGCCACCTACCCGCCCTACAGCACAATAGTTATCGGGATAAACACATCTAACCTGGACTGGGGCAAGGGGGCGCTGGTCCACGAGCTCGCGCACATGGTGAACTACCAGATGACCAACAACCCCTATAGCGGCCTGCCTACCTGGCTGGACGAAGGCCTGGCCATGTACTCCCAGGGCGCGCTGGATTCCACTTTTGAGGTCTCGCTCATCGGCGCAATGGCGCAGGGCAGTCTTTTTACAGTGCGCAGCATGGCCAGCCCATTTTCAACCGATGCCGCTCTCTCCTATCAGGAATATGCCCAGAGCTACAGTCTCATTGATTTCCTGGTATCCAGGTACGGCCAGTCTAAAATGGCGGCCCTTCTGGAAACTTTCCGGCAGGGAAATACCTATGACGGCGCGCTCATGCAGGTCTATGGTTTCGACATGGACGGGCTCTACAATTTGTGGCTGCCGTTCGCCATCCAGAAATACCTGTCCGCCAAGACCGGAGCCGCGGCATGA
- a CDS encoding 30S ribosomal protein S16, translating to MVKIRLRRIGAPKKPSYRIVVADSHAARGGAFISIIGRYDPLTNPETVTIEEGPAIDWLKKGAQPTETVARLLKKAGIMDKFKAAKETK from the coding sequence ATGGTAAAAATCAGATTACGCCGGATTGGTGCTCCCAAAAAGCCCAGCTACCGCATTGTGGTGGCTGATTCGCACGCCGCCCGGGGCGGGGCTTTCATAAGCATCATCGGCCGTTATGACCCGCTGACCAACCCTGAAACCGTAACAATTGAAGAAGGTCCCGCGATAGACTGGCTGAAGAAGGGCGCCCAACCAACTGAAACCGTAGCCAGACTGCTCAAGAAGGCCGGCATCATGGACAAGTTCAAGGCCGCAAAGGAGACCAAATGA
- the rimM gene encoding 16S rRNA processing protein RimM → MAETGSKKNRAGKQTEYITVGEVLGAWGLKGAFRVRPTTDFPERFEPGETVFIDGVPNTIQSSNWQKDGVIMTIAGVDTPEAAAKLRRKTLDIPASELHDLPEGQYYQFDIIGLEVRTLDGTILGKVTDILNCGNDVYVVKGEGKKDVLIPATKDVVKSIDVKKGKMIIEPIEGLLG, encoded by the coding sequence ATGGCCGAAACAGGCTCTAAAAAAAACCGGGCAGGCAAACAGACGGAATACATCACCGTGGGGGAGGTGCTGGGAGCGTGGGGCCTCAAGGGGGCTTTCAGGGTAAGGCCGACGACCGATTTCCCCGAACGCTTCGAGCCGGGTGAAACGGTCTTCATCGACGGCGTTCCTAATACAATCCAGAGCTCCAACTGGCAAAAGGATGGAGTGATAATGACAATTGCCGGTGTAGATACGCCGGAAGCCGCCGCCAAACTGCGCCGCAAGACGCTGGACATACCCGCAAGCGAACTGCACGACTTGCCGGAGGGACAGTACTACCAGTTCGACATCATCGGGCTGGAAGTGCGCACCTTGGACGGGACTATACTGGGCAAAGTGACAGATATCCTGAATTGCGGCAACGATGTCTACGTAGTCAAGGGCGAGGGGAAAAAAGACGTGCTCATTCCCGCCACCAAAGACGTGGTCAAGAGTATCGACGTCAAAAAAGGTAAAATGATCATTGAGCCGATAGAGGGGCTGCTGGGGTAA
- a CDS encoding KH domain-containing protein: MKELIEYIAKSLVNAPDAVVVTEETDAENGIVLKLKVADEDKGRIIGKQGRIAQAMRTLIRVKAAKAGTKASLEII; encoded by the coding sequence ATGAAGGAACTCATCGAGTACATCGCCAAATCCCTGGTCAACGCGCCCGACGCCGTAGTGGTAACCGAAGAGACCGACGCTGAGAACGGCATTGTCCTCAAGCTCAAGGTGGCCGATGAGGACAAAGGCCGCATCATCGGCAAGCAGGGCCGCATCGCTCAGGCCATGCGCACGCTAATCCGCGTCAAGGCTGCCAAGGCCGGCACCAAGGCCAGCCTCGAAATCATCTAA
- a CDS encoding deoxyribonuclease V → MMLKALHSWDLTPAQAISLQKELAGDVIISGEVNSVRFIGGADISMPRGSRTARAAIVVLSYPELEIVEIETIVAALTFPYVPGLLSFREAPLVLELFEKLNHKPDLLIVDGQGIAHPRRLGIASHLGLWLDIPVIGCAKSRLCGEQVEVGFEAGSQARLIDQGEVIGTVLRTRSGSKPLYISSGHRISLEESVRWALACTRGYRLPEPSRLAHLAAGGNLPGVKKAVASLP, encoded by the coding sequence ATGATGCTCAAGGCTCTCCATTCCTGGGATTTGACGCCCGCGCAGGCCATATCTCTGCAAAAAGAACTTGCCGGTGATGTCATAATATCCGGTGAAGTCAACTCCGTGCGCTTCATAGGCGGGGCTGACATCTCCATGCCGAGGGGCAGCCGCACGGCCAGGGCTGCCATTGTTGTTTTGAGCTATCCCGAACTGGAGATTGTAGAAATCGAGACGATTGTGGCAGCGCTCACTTTCCCTTACGTTCCGGGGTTGCTGTCTTTCCGCGAAGCTCCGCTAGTTTTGGAGTTATTCGAGAAGCTGAACCACAAGCCTGACCTGCTTATCGTCGACGGACAGGGCATAGCACACCCCAGGCGGCTGGGCATTGCCTCTCACCTGGGGCTGTGGCTGGATATTCCTGTTATCGGCTGCGCCAAGTCGCGCCTCTGTGGCGAACAAGTCGAAGTCGGATTTGAGGCTGGAAGTCAGGCTCGGCTTATAGACCAGGGCGAGGTCATCGGCACGGTGTTACGCACGCGTTCGGGCTCGAAGCCGCTTTATATTTCAAGCGGACACAGAATTAGTCTTGAAGAATCAGTCCGCTGGGCGCTGGCGTGCACTCGTGGTTACCGGTTGCCCGAGCCGTCGCGCCTGGCCCACCTGGCCGCCGGCGGAAATCTGCCGGGCGTCAAAAAAGCTGTAGCATCCCTACCTTGA
- the prfB gene encoding peptide chain release factor 2 (programmed frameshift) — MRERLIDEQHRITNDMVRLDVAAKEKEIAEIERAVVAPDFWDNASAAQEKMRRLAELKKTVGQWRALERKAAELGELMTLEEDSPSPTLGAEIEAEMAQLTAHLDDLEFKLAFASPYDLRNAILSIHAGAGGVESQDWADMLLRMYLGWAEQHGYKVEILDKSAGEEAGLKSVTLEISGDYAYGYLKSEHGVHRLIRLSPFDSDHARHTSFALVEVMPEAEGDVDIIIKPDDLRVEAYRSSGPGGQNVQKVSSAVRIVHVPTGLVVTSQTERSQHQNKEIALRILKARLFKLELAKREEEHARIKGKHVSAEWGNQIRSYTLHPYRLVKDHRTNFETGNTDAVLNGDLDGFINAYLRSGMGQEE, encoded by the exons ATACGCGAAAGACTGATTGACGAACAGCACCGGATTACCAACGACATGGTGCGGCTT GACGTAGCCGCTAAAGAAAAAGAAATCGCAGAGATTGAAAGAGCCGTCGTCGCCCCTGATTTCTGGGATAACGCCTCCGCCGCGCAGGAGAAGATGCGCCGCTTGGCCGAGCTTAAAAAGACGGTCGGCCAGTGGCGGGCGCTGGAGCGCAAGGCAGCCGAGCTCGGAGAACTGATGACACTGGAAGAAGATTCCCCCAGCCCCACGCTGGGAGCCGAGATAGAAGCCGAGATGGCCCAACTTACCGCCCACCTCGACGACCTGGAATTCAAACTGGCTTTTGCCAGTCCCTATGACCTGCGCAACGCCATTCTATCCATCCACGCCGGGGCTGGCGGTGTCGAAAGCCAGGACTGGGCCGATATGCTGCTGCGTATGTACCTCGGCTGGGCCGAGCAGCACGGCTATAAAGTCGAAATACTGGACAAGTCGGCTGGCGAGGAAGCTGGCCTCAAGAGCGTAACGCTGGAGATATCCGGCGACTATGCCTACGGCTATCTCAAGAGCGAGCACGGCGTGCACCGCCTGATACGCCTTTCGCCTTTCGACTCGGACCACGCGCGTCATACCTCTTTCGCTCTGGTGGAGGTCATGCCCGAAGCCGAGGGTGATGTGGATATTATCATCAAACCCGACGACCTCAGGGTGGAGGCCTACCGCTCCAGCGGGCCGGGAGGCCAGAATGTGCAGAAGGTCTCCAGCGCCGTGCGCATCGTCCATGTGCCCACCGGCCTGGTAGTGACCAGCCAGACGGAGCGCTCGCAGCACCAGAATAAGGAAATCGCCCTGCGCATCCTCAAGGCCAGGCTTTTCAAACTGGAACTGGCTAAACGCGAAGAGGAACATGCCAGAATCAAGGGCAAGCACGTTTCGGCGGAGTGGGGCAACCAGATACGCAGCTATACGCTGCACCCCTATCGCCTGGTGAAAGACCACCGCACGAATTTCGAAACAGGCAACACGGACGCCGTGCTGAACGGTGACCTGGACGGTTTCATCAACGCCTATTTGAGGTCTGGAATGGGACAGGAAGAATGA